The Archangium lipolyticum genome contains a region encoding:
- a CDS encoding histidine kinase dimerization/phospho-acceptor domain-containing protein, with protein MGRSASASEVERTVSAVAELALHHGARAGLDALAEAAVFLTGVSGAALYAAGRRVALSGLAPPTPARAHPLQMQKDGHTALVLGEPCVDASDRQLLTRLAVLGSALLACQEREDAARAERTRLRWERLRLVELLAHWDRARSRQAHDLRTPLQVIQGYIDMLNRGMAGALTPPMQRYLERIGRAASELNVRLQHRPSRENVPAEDFRVLLSASFGPGRPGDVRLELPAMPVRIRASRSRLELMVRTLERMLRGVRASEIVLRVEAPESTEAWQLTLQARAERPLPEKARASLERIARAMEARISVREDPELEVSLVLPRILG; from the coding sequence GTGGGTAGGAGTGCCAGCGCCTCCGAGGTGGAGCGAACGGTCTCGGCTGTCGCCGAGCTGGCGCTACATCACGGGGCGAGGGCCGGCCTCGATGCGCTCGCGGAGGCGGCTGTATTTCTCACGGGAGTGAGCGGCGCCGCGCTGTACGCGGCCGGCCGCCGCGTGGCCCTCTCCGGCCTCGCTCCCCCAACCCCGGCTCGCGCCCATCCTCTACAGATGCAGAAGGATGGGCACACGGCCCTGGTGCTCGGCGAGCCGTGCGTGGATGCCTCGGATCGGCAGCTCCTCACCCGCCTGGCCGTGCTGGGCAGCGCGCTGCTCGCGTGCCAGGAGCGCGAGGACGCCGCTCGGGCCGAGCGGACCCGCCTGCGCTGGGAGCGGCTCCGGTTGGTCGAGCTGCTCGCCCACTGGGACCGGGCGAGATCCCGGCAAGCGCATGACCTGCGCACTCCGTTGCAGGTCATCCAGGGTTATATCGACATGCTGAACCGCGGCATGGCGGGTGCGCTCACTCCCCCCATGCAGCGGTACCTCGAGCGCATCGGCCGCGCCGCCAGTGAGTTGAACGTGCGTCTCCAGCACCGGCCCTCTCGCGAGAATGTTCCCGCGGAGGATTTCCGCGTCCTGTTGAGCGCCAGCTTCGGGCCTGGACGGCCAGGGGATGTGCGGCTGGAGCTGCCCGCGATGCCTGTGCGCATCCGCGCTTCCCGGAGCCGGTTGGAGTTGATGGTCCGGACCCTGGAACGGATGCTGCGCGGAGTGCGCGCTTCGGAGATCGTGCTGCGCGTGGAGGCTCCGGAGAGCACCGAGGCGTGGCAGTTGACTCTTCAGGCTCGTGCCGAGCGCCCGTTGCCCGAGAAGGCTCGTGCGTCCCTGGAACGGATTGCTCGCGCGATGGAGGCTCGGATCTCCGTGAGGGAGGATCCGGAGCTCGAGGTGTCCCTGGTGCTGCCTCGTATCCTCGGGTAG
- a CDS encoding DedA family protein → MEAQVALWIAGFSYPAVFLLLVLCGVGAPLSEELVVITGGLVVARSGGSLPAMALTAYLGILAGDSALYRLGRTLGPRVFSHPKMAKMLTPTRVELLKKMFARRGSLTVFLARFLPGLRAPAFLLAGATGLPYRRFLLADGAAAWVAAMGMTWLGYRFGPTVLADVRGGLRWLLYVAVGAGLGMLCVRWMKRRALLRTARVIQTPEVDP, encoded by the coding sequence GTGGAGGCGCAGGTCGCGCTGTGGATCGCGGGATTCTCCTACCCGGCGGTGTTCCTGCTCCTCGTTCTCTGTGGAGTGGGAGCGCCGTTGAGCGAGGAGCTGGTGGTCATCACCGGAGGGCTGGTGGTGGCTCGGAGCGGAGGCAGCCTGCCGGCGATGGCGCTCACCGCGTATCTGGGCATCCTGGCGGGGGACAGCGCGCTATACCGGCTCGGACGCACGCTGGGGCCGCGGGTGTTCTCGCACCCGAAGATGGCGAAGATGCTGACGCCAACACGCGTCGAGCTGCTGAAGAAGATGTTCGCGCGGCGAGGCTCATTGACGGTGTTCCTGGCGCGCTTCCTACCGGGACTGCGGGCGCCGGCGTTCCTGCTGGCGGGAGCGACGGGACTGCCCTATCGCCGATTCCTGCTGGCGGATGGAGCGGCGGCCTGGGTGGCGGCGATGGGGATGACGTGGCTGGGCTACCGGTTCGGCCCGACGGTGCTGGCGGACGTCCGAGGGGGCCTGAGGTGGCTGCTCTACGTGGCGGTAGGAGCAGGTCTGGGGATGCTCTGCGTGCGCTGGATGAAACGACGCGCCTTGCTGAGAACCGCGCGAGTGATCCAAACGCCCGAGGTTGATCCGTAG